CTCCAACGCCGAATGCGCAGCCCTCATCCAGGTGGTGGGCGCTGGTTCCGGCCGCAGCTTCGACATCAGCGCCGCCCGCTACGGCAAAGTGATCCTGATGACGGACGCCGACGTTGACGGTGCCCACATCCGTACGCTGCTCCTGACGCTTTTCTTCCGCTACATGCGCCCCATGATCGAAGACGGCCGCGTTTTCGCCGCTGTCCCGCCGCTGCACCGGGTGGAGGTCATCAACGCGGGCCAGAAGGCGAATGAAATGATCTACACGTACTCGGAGGCGGAACTCCACGTCCTCCTGGCCCGCCTGGCCAAGGAAGGCAAGCGGTACAAGGAGCCCATCCAGCGCTACAAGGGCCTGGGCGAAATGGATGCCGAGCAGCTGGCCGAGACCACCATGGACCCGCGGCACCGCACCCTGCGCAAGGTGGGCATCGAGAACGCCAAGCAGGCAGAGGAAATCTTTGACCTGCTGATGGGCTCGGACGTCTCGCCGCGCAAGGACTTTATCATCGCCGGCGCCGCCAGCCTGGACCGGGAGCGCATCGACGCCTGACGGCGGGCGGTGAGCCGGAGGTCCGGAGGTACGACGCCGGGACTCAGCCCAGCAGGCCCGGCACCACCAGCAGGGCGGTGGGCAGCGCCAGCAGCAGCACGGATCCGGCCATCACCATGTTCCGGACCGGCGCCGGCAGCTCAGGCTGGGGTGAGAGCAGCCTGCTGACCCGGGAGGCCGTGGTGCGGGCCGGGTCCGGGCCGGGCGTGCCGGCGGCCTCGAGCCCGGACAGGGCCAGGCTGGAAGCTGCGGGACGGAGTTCCGCTCCGCCGGTGTTCCCGGCCGATCCGCTGGCCACGATGGCGATTGCCTTGATCAGCGTGGCCTTGCTCTCGGTTTTGAGCGCGACGTCGTCGGCCAGCATTTCGATCAGCGAATTCACCGCCTCCTGGGCAAGGCGGGTGGTGGGCAGCCATGGCAGCGCTTGCCGCCAGGCGGCAAAAGCCCACAGCAGCAGGTGGTGCCGTTGGTTCAGGTGCGCATTCTCATGGATCAGGACCGCCCGGAGTTCTGCCGGTTCAAGGGCCGCCATCAGGCCATCCGAGAGGACCGTCACCGAGCGGGCGCCGCCGGGAAGGCAGTAGGCCACGGGGGAGTCATGGCTGATAACGAGCGTTCCCGTTCCTTCAGCGGACGGTGAGGCCAGGAGGGCCAGCAGTTCGCGGTGGCGCCGGCGCTGGCGCTCAATCTTGTAGTAGGTCAGCAGCAGGGTGAACACCAGGTGGGCGGTAAGCAGGGCGGCGGCGGACAGGGCAAAGATGTGCCAGAATCCCAAAGCCGTGGTGGGGGCATTGAAGAGCACCATTCCGGCCAGCGCCCGAAGCCCCGCAATCAGGTTGTCGCCGATAGGCTCCAGGCCGTAGACCAGCATGGCGCCGATCATCGACAGGCCGCCGGCCAGTGCGATCGCCTGCCACAGGATCATGGCAGTGAACGGCGAACGGGCGGGCCACTTCGCCCGCGAGAGGAGGATAGGCACCGGCCACGCCAGGACTATCGCAAGGACCGCCAGCAGGTATGAGGCCCAGAACATGGTGCGTTACAGGTGGCCCAGCAGTTTGCGCAGCGTCTCGGCCTCGCCCTCGGAAACGGACCCAATGAAGCGTGCCAGCACGGCCTCGCGGTCCGGCGCGGACCCCAGAACTTCATGCATCAGCTCAGCGGTGTGGTCCTCACGGCTGGACACCGCCTGGTAGCGGTGCGGGCGGGTGCCGCGTTCGCGCTCCACCAGGCCCTTCTTTTCCAGCCGGGACAGCACGGTAAGGACGGTGGTGACGGCAAGTTCCTTGCCTTCATGGCCTGCAGAGCCGTCCTGTCCGGCCGACGTCCGCGCCAGCCGGTCCCGCAGTGTATTAGCGGTGGCTGCTTCCTGGCCCGCCCAGAGCAGATCCATCACTGCCCGTTCCAGTTCACCAAGACTAGCCATTGCACTTTTCCTTTGTTCCCCGAGCCACCGCGTGGAAGCGGCGGTGGCTGCATGCTTCGCTTCAACTACAGGTTCTAATTTACCCGGTTTTCACGGGACTTTCTACGTTGGGTAGAACACTTGGCCTGCCGCTTCCCTTGCCTGCGGCTCCAGGGGCGTGGAAGCTGGTTTTTACACCGCTGCCGACGTTGTTCTACACTCGGTAGAAGTTCAGTTCTACAAAACGTAGAAGATCTGCATTTCGCTGACACGAGGGGCCGCCTTGGACGCTATGGACGCGCTGGAAATCGCACGCTGGCAATTCGGCATCACCACGGTTTACCACTTCATGATGGTTCC
The Arthrobacter sp. PGP41 genome window above contains:
- a CDS encoding M56 family metallopeptidase; the encoded protein is MFWASYLLAVLAIVLAWPVPILLSRAKWPARSPFTAMILWQAIALAGGLSMIGAMLVYGLEPIGDNLIAGLRALAGMVLFNAPTTALGFWHIFALSAAALLTAHLVFTLLLTYYKIERQRRRHRELLALLASPSAEGTGTLVISHDSPVAYCLPGGARSVTVLSDGLMAALEPAELRAVLIHENAHLNQRHHLLLWAFAAWRQALPWLPTTRLAQEAVNSLIEMLADDVALKTESKATLIKAIAIVASGSAGNTGGAELRPAASSLALSGLEAAGTPGPDPARTTASRVSRLLSPQPELPAPVRNMVMAGSVLLLALPTALLVVPGLLG
- a CDS encoding BlaI/MecI/CopY family transcriptional regulator, which encodes MASLGELERAVMDLLWAGQEAATANTLRDRLARTSAGQDGSAGHEGKELAVTTVLTVLSRLEKKGLVERERGTRPHRYQAVSSREDHTAELMHEVLGSAPDREAVLARFIGSVSEGEAETLRKLLGHL